From Punica granatum isolate Tunisia-2019 chromosome 1, ASM765513v2, whole genome shotgun sequence:
AACAAGATGACAAGATCCCTTTCTCTTCCCCTTCccctccctcctctctcttctctctctccaccATTCACCCTTActctctcttcccttccctctccctctttttttgtaaaagAGGACTCCTTTGTCTTTGCCCCTCTCTCCCCGTCCAAGTGCAGCTCTTCTGCAGCTTTTAGTCTCTAGATAGCCAAGCCAATAGGGTAGATAAAATTCAGCTCATCATCCCTTTTGTCGACAACAAGACCAATATTCTCACAACATCATCATTACCTTTCTCtcccctttcttcttcttcttccttccttcctacCTTCTTGTTCTTGGTGgtgatgaggagcttacccaTACCAGAAAGGCAGCAAGAAAAAGGATAagacttcttttttctttctcttctttttctttttttaattgtaatattaaaaCCCCTTTCTCTCTCCACTCTCTAGCTATAGCAAGCTAAGCTCCCCATCCATTTTCCATTTGATTCTTCTCCCAATCACAGCCGCAAAAAGCTTTGgtgtttggtttttgggttttctttttctctccttttttgcatacaaaaaagggaaaaaatttattgggAGCTTAGCTCATTAGAACTCTTTAGGTGTGGGGGAAAGAGGAAAGAGGCCTAAAAAGATGGATCCAGTTTCAGCTCACGGTGGCCACTCCCTGCCGCCTCCTTTCCACACTAGGGACTTTCAGCTCCACCACCAGCACCAGTTCAGCCTCCACCCCCAGCACAACTCCGAGGATGACCGCACCGGCGGTCAGAAGCGGGAGCGTGATGAGACAAGCGACAGCAGTGGGAAGGGCGGAGGCGACGGTAGCAACGGCCACAACAACAAGGATCTTGCGATTATCTCTGGCGGAAGCGGAGGAGGTGGAGGGGAGGGAGAGATCACGAGGAGACCCAGGGGCCGGCCCGCAGGCTCGaagaacaagcccaagcccccCATCATAATCACGAGGGATAGTGCCAACGCCTTGCGGACCCATGTCATGGAGGTGGCCGACGGATGTGACATCGTGGAGAGCGTGGCGACCTTCGCACGGCGCCGCCAGCGGGGCATCTGCATCCTCAGTGGGACCGGAACCGTTACTAACGTGACCTTACGCCAGCCCGCCTCCCCTGGCGCGATCGTGACGCTGCATGGACGGTTCGAGATCCTGTCCCTGGCAGGCTCTTTCCTGCCTCCACCGGCCCCGCCTGCGGCCTCGGGGTTGACTATATACTTGGCTGGCGGCCAGGGTCAGGTGGTCGGTGGCAGTGTGGTGGGGACTCTAATGGCATCCGGACCCGTAGTGATCATGGCAGCTTCATTCAGCAACGCAGCATACGAGAGGCTCCCGCTGGAGGATGAGGAGCCAGGGATGCCGATCCAAGGAGGAAACCTAGGGTCTCCtggtggtggaggaggaggacagCAGCTGGCATCACAACAGCCTCCGCAGCCGGCACATCAGCAGCTCTTGGGAGATCAACAAAATGCAGCTCTATTTCATGGGTTGCCACCAAACCTACTCAACTCCATACAATTGCCGTCCGACACTTACTGGCCAGGTGGACGACCGCCGTACTGATTAACCATCGGAAGTTCTTCAGATACGCGaccatttctctctctctctgcggATTCGTTTCATCTCACATGAGATATGATCACATTAATCTGACATCCTTTTTAGCTAGCGAGCTAGAGGTCAGTGGAGTTGGGGTTAAAATTAAGTAGAATTTGCGAGGTTCTAATGATGATTTTGTTTGTGCTTCTTGTTGTTTAGGTCTGTTTCCAATTTAGATTGATGGAGGAGCTATGCTTTTTCTATGTTTTCATTTGAACAACATAATTTTCTGTAAATTCCTGGTGAGGctcatttttatgcaaaaacaTATCTGCCTGTTTTGGTCCAATTATTCAAAGAGACAAGCCTTGTTGGTGTGGTGAAATTGATCCACTTATAAAGCTAATTACCTAATTGTTTGCCAGTTAAAGCTTCATCAACTTCTTCATTTGAGGATGATCAAATCCTTCCATAGATGCCAATTTCTGTCCCTTTGGAAATTTAGCAATGAGATGGTGAAGTATAAGAACTTCAccttttacccaaaaaaagaagaagaagaagtagaagaagaagaagaaaatttaccAAATTCACATGCAATTTCCCTTCCAATCCCGTTATGTGAGTTCATTTCAAGAATATTAAGATGAACTTTTAGTTGGAATCACCTTGTAAAATAAGGCATCCAAGAGGTGGGAGTGTGGAACATGTGAGTTCAAAACTAATTTGGtcagaactgtaacgcaactTATTAATAGACTATTTTGTCTGTACGTAATAGAGATTTCAACTATCATGTGGAAAGTCCGGTGTTTCATGCACAAGCTGGCATGACCCCTAAGAGAGAATATTGAacatttttctctctctcttaattACGTTACGACGTTATGGCGGGAGTATATATATTGGTACCTTGACATggtaaaaatcaattttggtTAGTTCAAATTATTCTTACTATCCTTTTGAGGTTTGATGCTTTTCCGTCTTCTCTGGTTCTTGATTTAGCTTAAATCACTTGCATGGGATAAAGCGGGGACCCAAGTGTCCCATTTGGATTCATCATGATGATAAAAAGTCTATGAATGTACATACATACAAGTTAGAATAGCATATAGTTTGACATGATAATTAAACAACTTTCTGTCCAGCACATAgtggaaatttaattttatctaaTTTAAGGTTGTGCCTTGGCTAGCTaggtttttccattttctattttattttttgagaaggtcaaaaggaaaaagggtTTCATTAATGTCGGGGTGACGAGCTATACATTTATGAGAGGGAGCATGGAGATATGTGGGTTTCTGAGTAATGTCTCCCAAAcagacatatatatgaaaagtACCTTAAATTTTAAGCATGAGCAACAGCTAGCTAGGGTTTTCACAGGAGGACaaggaaggaggaggaaggagacATGGAAATATAATTTCGTTAATTGCTCTACACGTGCACTGCTCTGAACAATTTTGCACCTTCTCGAGGCAaacaaaagataaataaatattttatctaatataaaatataagaaaaataaaaagaaaagagaaaaaataaaatgcaagaGTTAATTCCCAGTCTCATCTTCTATTGGATGAGCAGTTCATGAAAAATGGGCTGTCTCTCTCGGGGGATGGGGCAGCTAAATACATGGTACCCATGCCAAAATTTCATGTTTCGAATCTCCTTTGATGAAGATCTCCCATTATCTTATATGCGTCTTGAATTTTGGAACCGATTAAATATTCATAAAGTGCAATGGGATGAATCTTTTATGTGaattttttgatatatttcGGGTACTTAGGTTTAAagttcatataatttttttttaaaatacttCACACTCATTGCTTACTGGATAAGCAATTAAACAGCACATAGCCTCATTTGCTCATAATTGTTCGCTTGGCACATGCTTTTTATCTCCAGTCACGAATTTGATCATGTGTAgtaatttcttttctctttttaaacTTCAATGTTTTAAATGAGTCCGTTCTACCgactctttattttctttatcttgGCTATCTACTAGTTTCTTTGCTCAGTATGAGAGGATTCATTCaactaaattgatataatcGCTTTATATACATTGTATATGCATTCTCGAGCTTACACTGCGATGTGGATATGACTTCCATAGACTTCTTCTTCAAACATCCATTTATCTATAtgtctatgtatatatatatatatatattacatttgTATCTATATGtctaagtatatatatatatattacatttgCTTGCGTCGAAGTTTAAGGTCTATATCTCTGGACCGAGAGCATGCTAGCCCTCCTTGGCATTgccattatattatataatatgctAGCTTTTGCCTTTTGCTAATCATTTTGTAGCATTATATAGTGTATTGTTTCATTGTCCTCTCATTGGGATATCGGAGACTTCAAACTTGTTCTGTACAAATTGGTTTAGAATTTGCTGAGGTTCTTCAATGCGTGCAGCTCCATTTCTCGTCTCGGAATAGTAACCGTGGAAACAAGATATATCTTGTTACAGTGTATATCATAGTTGTATATGTATGTCTTATGCCACAATGTATGCATAGGGACGACTGATTAACAACTTGCGTTTGGTCGGGAACATGCATTGTAGTACTTCCCATTCTCTGACCAGTCTGAGCTCATATATCTCCTTTCATGGTTCTCGAAAAGAGACATGACAGGCTTCAAGTTTTATCTTATATATTACTtggaattaatatttattaaatcaaTTCAAAAGTTGTGAAATTTGTGGTTTTGGTTGCAAGTAGAGAATCCatgttaatcaaattaaacccATGAGTATTTGGCCCAAAAAAGAAACCCTATGATACGATGGTGTAGCTAAAAAACCACCTTCTTTTCTCTTTAAGttactaataaaataatcacgtgtatttaccaaaaaaataatcgCGTATCTTGTAAGTGTAAATTATGTAATTTGATACACTATTTCGCATAATTTTTAAGTAAATGTTAGTTATTTTATAAGTacaaaaaacatataattttatttttcaaatgataGTACATTTTGAAGcatcttttgatttttctttcagGTTTCAAAGTATTTTatctattaaattttatattcaatttaaaacttatgattaataattaaaaatttatatgtacaaatgaatataaaaTGTTATAAAATATTCTTGAAAGTAGGCCTTTCATAAGTACTAGTAAAGATTTTGTGTATATAGTGTTTGAGAGTTATTTCTCTTATTAATTAAAACAGGGATGTTAAATAATACTTCGAAAGAAAAggagtgaaaagaaaatagaatgaCATTCTAAAAATGTTTTTATTTGTGAAACCTAATTAAATTATTGTAGTTTCTAATTAATAGTCATTATACAAATATCGACTAATTTATTAagtaaaaatatcaaataaatatttttgaaatttatcctttttttagtgcttttattattgtttttgttATATATGTCCATTTTAACGTcataatatatcattttatataaagtttattctaatttgttaaagatatatatatttgcttctTAACATAGTAAAATGTTTTCAATGATTAATTTCATGTTCTGTACAataattactatatatatggggAATATTACTTCACTAATAAGCACTATGTAACAGACTTGCAGAAAACTATTTGAATCACCAGAAGCATgatgatttctttttctttttttttgggataagtgTTTGACTATTTCCAttaatcaaaaaatatatgcaacAAATACAACGGTCATCCATAATACAAAACCATTGCACTCACTGTCTAAAACCTAACCCAAGAGCAAGATTAGATTTAGCGGTCTTACTCTGTATACAAAAAATCACACAAACCCTCTCCTTTACagcatttaaaatttttcctaCTAAGTGACCCACAGAAGtaacatatattttaaaaattctagcATTTCTATCTTGCCAAATTACGTACACATAGGAAGCCCAAAGCAACTTCAATATAATGATGTCCAGCCTCCTCCCCTTTAGGGTGATCAGCCAAATCGATTCTGATTCTTAGTCACCTACTTGTCTTGGTGACTCCAATTCTGCACAGAACACTCATCCAAATGTTTTTAGTTATAGCGCAAGAGAAAAGGAGATCATCCCTGGTCTTTTCGGTCATTCCACAATATTCACACTCTTAGTTATAGCATGATGATTACACGTGCTTTCTCTGCATTCTTATTGAGCACTCGACAAAAAGGTACATTGATACTTCGGTCGACTTATAAACCAAGATATTCGAAGTTCATTTCTGATCACATTAAGAATTCACGtacgaaaaaattaaatactcATAAATAAAGCCCGGAACAAATTAGCGTTGAGCGAATGGCTGGGATTTGTTTCAGCAGGCAATTGGACCCCATAATTTGGCAAACGGGGCCCATGATCAGACATATTAGTCTGAGGCTCCATCAAGCCCAGATTGAAGACGATAAGAGCAATGTATATAACGATATAGTAAATAAAGGTcttaatcaaataataaataatcattAAAATTAGTTGTTTCAAGTGGTTTAATACTTATTCtttttaaacaaaattttgaattcaaaTTCGAATCCTGTGAGTGGAAAATATCCACTCTACAAGAGTTTTACTCTTAATCTAGATTAGTTGGATTGAACTTCATATATAATAGCGCATTAattaaatagtaaataatCATCCATGCACTAAT
This genomic window contains:
- the LOC116193781 gene encoding AT-hook motif nuclear-localized protein 26-like produces the protein MDPVSAHGGHSLPPPFHTRDFQLHHQHQFSLHPQHNSEDDRTGGQKRERDETSDSSGKGGGDGSNGHNNKDLAIISGGSGGGGGEGEITRRPRGRPAGSKNKPKPPIIITRDSANALRTHVMEVADGCDIVESVATFARRRQRGICILSGTGTVTNVTLRQPASPGAIVTLHGRFEILSLAGSFLPPPAPPAASGLTIYLAGGQGQVVGGSVVGTLMASGPVVIMAASFSNAAYERLPLEDEEPGMPIQGGNLGSPGGGGGGQQLASQQPPQPAHQQLLGDQQNAALFHGLPPNLLNSIQLPSDTYWPGGRPPY